One Thermus sp. CCB_US3_UF1 DNA window includes the following coding sequences:
- the ispF gene encoding 2-C-methyl-D-erythritol 2,4-cyclodiphosphate synthase, protein MRLGYGEDSHRLLEGRPLYLCGLWLPSPVGALAHSDGDAALHALTDALLSAYGLGDIGLLFPDTDPRWQGVRSEVFLKEALRRVEERGGRLVQASLVLVLDRPKLSPHRQALVDNLARLLGLPQDRVGLSFKTSEGLAEGHVQARAVVLLDG, encoded by the coding sequence ATGCGCCTGGGCTACGGGGAGGATAGCCACCGGCTCTTGGAAGGAAGGCCCCTTTACCTCTGCGGCCTCTGGCTGCCAAGCCCCGTGGGGGCCCTGGCCCACTCCGACGGGGATGCCGCCCTGCACGCCCTCACCGACGCCCTGCTTTCCGCCTACGGCCTGGGGGATATCGGCCTCCTCTTCCCCGACACCGATCCCCGCTGGCAGGGGGTGCGGAGCGAGGTCTTTCTGAAGGAGGCCCTGCGCCGGGTGGAGGAGCGGGGGGGCAGGCTGGTCCAGGCCAGCCTGGTCCTGGTCCTGGACCGGCCCAAGCTCTCTCCCCACCGGCAGGCCCTGGTGGACAACCTGGCCCGCCTCCTGGGCCTGCCCCAGGACCGGGTGGGCCTCTCCTTCAAGACCTCGGAGGGGCTGGCGGAAGGGCACGTGCAGGCCCGGGCGGTGGTGCTTTTGGATGGTTGA
- a CDS encoding tetratricopeptide repeat protein, translating to MRLIWGLLVLWGLSAFAQGAEEYYARCQRLYVQGALESAQATCELALVSNPEHRPSLRLLARIALERGDLAQARGYLERLGEDPEALGLRARLLLGEGKPGEVLGLPLPQDPEGRFLRASALEGLGRLEEALAEATGLPPTPEARLLLARLHLALGHPERALAALGSSREERVEQGHLLLLLGNPEEAARLLEALLPELAGQPSLQRKALATLVLAYLGQGDLARGRAALAQLAQLENLPGRFLERTWPWFLALLAFLVLVLLGESRIEPLRTLEVVEEPKPGPGRLYLLVLAALLGAFLVALLLGKALFGNLLALFTPYQQGQVLPTFYLAYGLFLFLGVFLGERRRLPGLLGPWGSWVEGFWVGPTLALALLAYGALRSLLGLSTLPLDLLTFLGFAFMEPLFRGLAPLAFRERYGEMGRSLTALFFAVAVPGPSLLLLLLGAGLLWAKERAGSVLGVALGWVVAGVLLALLPPGWLRRF from the coding sequence ATGAGGCTTATATGGGGGTTGCTGGTCCTCTGGGGCCTGAGCGCCTTCGCCCAGGGGGCCGAGGAGTATTACGCCCGCTGCCAACGCCTTTACGTTCAAGGGGCCTTGGAAAGCGCCCAGGCCACCTGCGAGCTGGCCCTGGTGAGCAACCCGGAGCACCGCCCAAGCCTCCGCCTCCTGGCCCGCATCGCCCTGGAACGGGGGGATCTGGCCCAGGCCAGGGGGTACCTGGAGCGCCTGGGGGAGGACCCGGAGGCCCTAGGCTTGCGGGCCCGGCTCCTCCTGGGGGAAGGAAAGCCAGGGGAAGTCCTCGGCCTCCCCCTGCCCCAGGACCCCGAGGGGCGGTTCCTGCGCGCCTCGGCCCTGGAAGGCCTAGGCCGCCTGGAGGAAGCCCTGGCCGAGGCCACGGGCCTCCCCCCCACCCCGGAGGCCCGGCTCCTCCTGGCCCGGCTCCACCTGGCCCTGGGGCATCCAGAGCGGGCCCTGGCCGCCTTGGGCTCCAGCCGGGAGGAACGGGTGGAACAGGGGCACCTCCTCCTCCTCCTGGGCAACCCTGAGGAGGCGGCCAGGCTGCTGGAGGCCCTCCTGCCCGAGCTTGCCGGCCAGCCTTCCTTGCAGCGCAAGGCCCTCGCCACCCTGGTCCTGGCCTACCTGGGCCAAGGGGACCTGGCCCGAGGGCGGGCGGCCCTGGCCCAGCTGGCCCAGCTGGAAAACCTCCCTGGGCGCTTCCTGGAGCGGACCTGGCCCTGGTTTTTGGCCCTTTTGGCCTTCTTGGTCCTGGTCCTCTTGGGGGAGAGCCGGATTGAGCCCCTGCGCACCCTGGAGGTGGTGGAGGAGCCCAAACCCGGCCCGGGCCGGCTGTACCTCCTGGTCCTTGCCGCCCTCCTGGGGGCCTTTCTGGTGGCCCTCCTCTTGGGCAAGGCCCTTTTCGGCAACCTCCTGGCCCTTTTTACCCCCTACCAGCAAGGCCAAGTCCTTCCCACCTTTTACCTGGCCTACGGCCTCTTCCTCTTCCTGGGGGTTTTCCTCGGAGAGCGGCGCCGCCTGCCAGGGCTTCTGGGCCCCTGGGGAAGCTGGGTGGAAGGGTTCTGGGTAGGGCCGACCCTGGCCCTGGCCCTCCTGGCCTACGGGGCCCTCCGCTCCCTCCTCGGGCTTTCCACCTTGCCCCTGGACCTCCTGACCTTCCTGGGGTTCGCCTTCATGGAACCCCTCTTCCGCGGCCTGGCCCCCCTGGCCTTTCGCGAGCGCTATGGGGAGATGGGCCGCTCCCTCACCGCCCTCTTCTTCGCCGTGGCCGTCCCCGGCCCCAGCCTCCTCCTCCTCCTCCTGGGGGCCGGCCTCCTTTGGGCCAAAGAGCGGGCGGGAAGCGTCTTGGGGGTGGCCCTGGGCTGGGTGGTGGCCGGGGTGCTCCTGGCCCTCCTGCCCCCCGGCTGGCTCCGCCGCTTCTAG
- the surE gene encoding 5'/3'-nucleotidase SurE, whose translation MRILVSNDDGIFSPGIKALGLAMRALGEVYVVAPDVEQSAVGHGITVRRPLRFKHTQSAGFGEIPAYRVDGTPADCVVLGVHLLGRPDLLVSGINIGVNLGLDLTHSGTVAAALEGASLGIPSIAFSLDTSGEEMNFALAAEWAVRIARRVAERGLPKGVLLNVNFPAGTPKGIQVTRLSTHRFEDTVVERIDPEGKPYYWIAGTPVGEEEEGTDLWAVRRGYISLTPVSLDFTAAHFLGELAEWAQGL comes from the coding sequence ATGCGCATCCTGGTTTCCAACGACGACGGCATCTTCTCCCCCGGCATCAAGGCCCTGGGCCTGGCCATGCGGGCCCTGGGCGAGGTTTACGTGGTGGCCCCCGACGTGGAGCAGTCCGCGGTGGGGCACGGCATCACCGTCCGCCGCCCCTTGCGCTTCAAGCACACGCAAAGCGCCGGCTTCGGTGAGATCCCCGCCTACCGGGTGGACGGGACCCCCGCGGACTGCGTGGTCCTGGGGGTCCACCTCCTGGGCCGGCCCGACCTCCTGGTTTCCGGCATCAACATCGGGGTCAACCTGGGCCTGGACCTCACCCATTCCGGCACCGTGGCCGCGGCCCTGGAGGGGGCTTCCCTGGGCATCCCCTCCATCGCCTTCAGCCTGGACACCTCGGGGGAGGAGATGAACTTTGCCCTGGCGGCGGAGTGGGCGGTGCGCATCGCCCGCCGGGTGGCCGAGCGGGGGTTGCCCAAGGGGGTCCTCCTCAACGTCAACTTTCCCGCCGGCACCCCCAAGGGGATCCAGGTGACCCGGCTTTCCACCCACCGCTTTGAGGACACGGTGGTGGAGCGCATCGACCCCGAGGGGAAGCCCTACTACTGGATCGCCGGCACCCCCGTGGGGGAGGAGGAGGAGGGGACGGACCTCTGGGCGGTGCGCCGGGGGTACATCTCCCTCACCCCGGTGAGCCTGGACTTCACCGCCGCCCATTTCCTGGGGGAGCTGGCCGAATGGGCCCAGGGGCTTTAG
- a CDS encoding S-adenosyl-l-methionine hydroxide adenosyltransferase family protein: MRPVFFLSDFGLEDPYVGVVKAVLAQRAPGVGVVDLGHGLPPQDLRRGAYALFEALPYLPEGAVVLAVVDPGVGTERRAIAAEGRWWYVGPDNGLFTLAWLLDPPRRAFTLERVRPPTPHGGFPGWSPGGYTFHGRDRFAPAAAHLALGLPPEALGLEVPVADLVRLPLALTPGPEGEVLTFDRFGNAITTLLQAPLGGWVEVGGWRIPVRRTFGEVGEGEAVAYRGSGGLLEVAVNRGRAREALGLREGMPVRLL; this comes from the coding sequence ATGCGCCCGGTCTTCTTCCTCTCGGACTTTGGCCTCGAGGACCCCTACGTGGGGGTGGTGAAGGCCGTCCTGGCCCAAAGGGCCCCCGGGGTAGGGGTGGTGGACCTGGGCCACGGCCTCCCCCCCCAGGACCTGCGCCGGGGCGCCTACGCCCTCTTTGAGGCCCTGCCCTACCTGCCCGAGGGGGCGGTGGTCCTGGCCGTGGTGGACCCCGGGGTGGGCACAGAGCGGAGGGCCATCGCCGCCGAGGGGCGGTGGTGGTACGTGGGTCCCGACAACGGCCTCTTCACCCTGGCCTGGCTCCTGGATCCCCCGCGAAGGGCCTTTACCTTGGAAAGGGTCCGGCCTCCCACCCCTCACGGGGGCTTCCCCGGCTGGAGCCCCGGGGGGTACACCTTCCATGGCCGCGACCGCTTCGCCCCCGCCGCCGCCCACCTGGCCCTGGGCCTGCCTCCGGAAGCCTTGGGCCTCGAGGTCCCGGTGGCGGACCTGGTGCGCCTCCCCCTGGCCCTCACCCCGGGGCCGGAAGGGGAGGTCCTCACCTTTGACCGCTTTGGCAACGCCATCACCACCCTGCTCCAGGCCCCCCTCGGGGGCTGGGTGGAGGTGGGGGGCTGGCGGATACCCGTCCGCCGCACCTTCGGCGAGGTGGGGGAAGGGGAGGCCGTGGCCTACCGGGGAAGCGGGGGGCTCTTGGAGGTGGCGGTGAACCGGGGCCGTGCCCGCGAGGCCTTGGGCCTACGGGAGGGGATGCCCGTCCGCCTCCTCTAA
- a CDS encoding 5-formyltetrahydrofolate cyclo-ligase: MTLGELREEVWNALARHGLALHPTPPHGHHPNFLGGRRAAERLLATPEFLGARLLLVGMDAVLKPLREEALRRGKALLLPHPDRPGEFLLLKDLDPRRLKRVREAYRFGVKAPLEGQPIDLVLIGAVAVDEEGGWVGKGYGFPQAWLRVAAPFATLAHPLMVYPRLPVTPERRVDLIATPERLIRP; encoded by the coding sequence ATGACCCTGGGCGAGCTGCGCGAAGAGGTCTGGAACGCCCTAGCCCGCCACGGCCTGGCCCTCCACCCCACCCCGCCCCACGGCCACCACCCCAACTTCCTGGGGGGAAGGCGGGCGGCGGAAAGGCTTTTGGCCACCCCAGAGTTCCTGGGGGCAAGGCTCCTCCTGGTGGGGATGGACGCCGTGCTCAAGCCCTTGCGGGAGGAGGCCTTGAGGCGGGGCAAGGCCCTCCTCCTCCCCCACCCCGACCGCCCAGGGGAGTTTCTCCTCCTTAAGGACCTGGACCCCAGGCGGCTCAAGCGGGTGCGGGAGGCCTACCGCTTCGGGGTGAAGGCCCCCCTGGAGGGCCAGCCCATAGACCTGGTCCTGATCGGGGCGGTGGCCGTGGACGAAGAGGGGGGGTGGGTGGGCAAGGGGTACGGCTTCCCCCAGGCCTGGCTGCGGGTGGCGGCCCCCTTCGCCACCCTGGCCCACCCCCTGATGGTCTACCCCAGGCTGCCCGTGACGCCCGAGCGGCGGGTGGACCTGATCGCCACCCCAGAGCGGCTCATCCGGCCCTGA
- the dnaE gene encoding DNA polymerase III subunit alpha has product MASRLKFAHLHQHTQYSLLDGAAKLTDLLKWVKEVSPEEPALAITDHGNLFGAIEFYKKATAMGVKPILGYEAYVAAESRFDRKRGKGLDGGYFHLTLLAKDFRGYQNLVRLASRAYLEGFYEKPRIDREILREHAEGLIALSGCLGAEIPQFILQDRLDLAEARLQEYLSIFGDRFFLELQNHGLPEQQKVNAVLKEFARKYGLGMVATNDGHYVRKEDARAHEVLLAVQSKTTLDDPERWRFPCDEFYVKTPEEMRAAFPEAEWGDEPFDNTVVIARMCQVDLPIGDRMVYRIPRFPLPEGRTEAQYLRELTFLGLLRRYPDRITEGFYREVFRRLGKLPPHGDGVALAQALAQVEEGAWEAFLSGLPPLEGVGEWTAEAILHRALYELSVIERMGFPGYFLIVQDYINWARQNGISVGPGRGSAAGSLVAYAVGITNIDPLRFGLLFERFLNPERVSMPDIDTDFSDRERDRVIEYVRRRYGADRVAQIGTFGSLASKAALKDVARVYGIPHKKAEELAKLIPVQFGKPKPLAEAIQVVPELRAEMEKDPKVREVLEVAMRLEGLNRHASVHAAGVVIAQEPLTDLVPLMRDQEGRPVTQYDMGAVEALGLLKMDFLGLRTLTFLDEAKRILKESRGVELDYDRIPLDDPKTFDLLSRGETKGVFQLESGGMTSTVRGLKPRRLEDIIALVSLYRPGPMEHIPTYIRRHHGQEPVAYPEFPHAERYLRPILEETYGIPVYQEQIMQIASAVAGYSLGEADLLRRAMGKKKLEEMQRHRERFVRGAKERGIPEEEAHRLFDMLEAFANYGFNKSHAAAYSLLAYQTAYVKAHYPVEYMAALLSVERHDSDKVAEYIRDARSLGIPVLPPDINRSGFDFKVVGGEILFGLSAVKNVGEGAASAILQERERGGPYRSLGDFLKRLDEKVVNKRTLESLVKAGAFDAFGDRARLLASLEPLLRWAAESRERARSGMMGLFAEVEEPPLAEASPLDEITRLRYEKEALGIYVSGHPVLRYPGLREVASCALEDLPHFAHDLPPRARVLLAGMVEEVVRKPTKSGGMMARFVLSDETGALEAVAFGRAYEGVSPKLKEDTPLLVLAEVEREEGGVRVMAQAVWTYEEVAEAPKALEVEADHALLDEKGVTLLKSLLDEHPGPYPFYVRVQGPFGEALFALKEVRASEEALRALEAEGFRAYLVPDREVFLQGNGGNGSKEEAVPF; this is encoded by the coding sequence ATGGCCTCGAGGCTCAAGTTCGCCCACCTGCACCAGCACACCCAGTACTCCCTTCTGGACGGGGCGGCCAAGCTCACCGATCTCCTCAAGTGGGTGAAGGAGGTCTCCCCCGAGGAGCCGGCCCTGGCCATCACCGATCACGGCAACCTCTTCGGGGCCATAGAGTTCTACAAAAAGGCCACGGCCATGGGGGTGAAGCCCATCCTGGGCTACGAGGCCTACGTGGCGGCGGAAAGCCGCTTTGACCGTAAGCGGGGCAAGGGCCTGGACGGGGGCTACTTCCACCTTACCCTCCTGGCCAAGGACTTCCGGGGCTACCAGAACCTGGTGCGCCTGGCCAGCCGGGCCTACCTGGAGGGCTTTTACGAGAAGCCCCGCATTGATCGGGAGATCCTGAGGGAGCACGCCGAGGGGCTCATCGCCCTCTCCGGGTGCCTGGGGGCGGAGATCCCCCAGTTCATCCTGCAAGACCGCCTGGACCTGGCCGAGGCCCGGCTTCAGGAGTACCTGTCCATCTTCGGCGACCGCTTCTTCCTTGAGCTCCAGAACCACGGCCTCCCCGAGCAGCAGAAGGTGAACGCCGTCCTCAAGGAGTTTGCCCGCAAGTACGGCCTGGGGATGGTGGCCACCAACGACGGCCACTATGTGCGCAAGGAGGACGCCCGGGCCCACGAGGTCCTCCTGGCCGTCCAGTCCAAGACCACCCTGGACGACCCCGAGCGCTGGCGCTTCCCCTGCGACGAGTTCTACGTCAAGACCCCGGAGGAGATGCGGGCCGCATTTCCTGAGGCCGAGTGGGGGGATGAGCCCTTTGACAACACTGTGGTCATCGCCCGCATGTGCCAGGTGGACCTCCCCATCGGGGACAGGATGGTCTACCGCATCCCCCGTTTCCCCCTCCCCGAGGGGCGGACCGAGGCCCAGTACCTGCGGGAGCTCACCTTTTTGGGCCTTTTGCGCCGCTACCCCGACCGGATCACCGAGGGGTTTTACCGGGAGGTCTTCCGCCGCCTGGGCAAGCTCCCTCCCCATGGGGACGGGGTGGCCTTGGCCCAAGCCCTGGCCCAGGTGGAGGAGGGGGCCTGGGAGGCCTTCCTTTCGGGCCTTCCGCCCTTGGAGGGGGTGGGGGAGTGGACGGCGGAGGCCATCCTCCACCGGGCCCTTTACGAGCTTTCCGTCATTGAGCGCATGGGCTTTCCCGGCTACTTTCTCATCGTTCAGGACTACATCAACTGGGCCAGGCAGAACGGCATCTCCGTGGGCCCAGGCCGGGGTTCGGCGGCGGGGAGCCTGGTGGCCTACGCCGTGGGGATCACCAACATTGACCCCTTGCGTTTCGGCCTCCTCTTTGAGCGCTTCCTCAACCCCGAGCGGGTCTCCATGCCCGACATCGACACCGACTTCTCCGACCGGGAGCGGGACCGGGTGATCGAGTACGTGCGCAGGCGCTACGGGGCCGACCGGGTGGCCCAGATCGGTACCTTCGGCAGCCTGGCCTCCAAGGCGGCCCTGAAGGACGTGGCCCGGGTCTACGGCATCCCCCATAAGAAGGCGGAGGAGCTGGCCAAGCTGATCCCCGTGCAGTTCGGCAAGCCCAAGCCCTTGGCCGAGGCCATCCAGGTGGTGCCCGAGCTCCGGGCGGAGATGGAAAAAGACCCCAAGGTGCGGGAGGTCCTCGAGGTGGCCATGCGCCTGGAGGGCCTGAACCGCCACGCTTCGGTCCACGCCGCCGGGGTGGTGATCGCCCAGGAACCCCTCACGGACCTGGTCCCCCTCATGCGGGACCAGGAGGGCCGCCCCGTGACCCAGTACGACATGGGGGCGGTGGAGGCCCTGGGCCTTTTGAAGATGGACTTCCTGGGCCTGCGCACCCTTACCTTCCTGGACGAGGCCAAGCGCATCCTGAAGGAGTCCCGGGGGGTGGAGCTGGACTACGACCGCATCCCCCTGGACGACCCCAAGACCTTTGACCTCCTTTCCCGGGGGGAGACCAAGGGGGTCTTCCAGCTGGAGTCCGGGGGGATGACCTCCACGGTGCGGGGCCTGAAGCCCCGGCGCCTGGAGGACATCATCGCCCTGGTCTCCCTCTACCGCCCGGGGCCCATGGAGCACATCCCCACCTACATCCGCCGCCACCACGGCCAAGAACCCGTGGCCTACCCGGAGTTTCCCCACGCGGAACGCTACCTGAGGCCCATCCTGGAGGAGACCTACGGCATCCCCGTGTACCAGGAGCAGATCATGCAGATCGCCTCGGCGGTGGCGGGGTACTCCCTGGGGGAGGCCGACCTCCTGCGCCGGGCCATGGGGAAGAAGAAGCTGGAGGAGATGCAGCGCCACCGGGAGCGCTTCGTGCGCGGGGCCAAGGAGCGGGGCATCCCCGAGGAGGAGGCCCACCGCCTCTTTGACATGCTGGAGGCCTTTGCCAACTACGGCTTCAACAAGAGCCACGCCGCCGCCTACAGCCTCCTCGCCTACCAGACCGCCTACGTGAAGGCCCACTACCCCGTGGAGTACATGGCCGCCCTCCTCAGCGTGGAGCGCCACGATTCGGACAAGGTGGCGGAGTACATCCGGGATGCCCGCTCCTTGGGCATCCCCGTCCTTCCCCCCGACATCAACCGCTCGGGCTTTGACTTCAAGGTGGTGGGCGGGGAGATCCTCTTCGGCCTCTCGGCGGTGAAGAACGTGGGCGAGGGGGCGGCCTCGGCCATCCTCCAGGAGCGGGAGCGGGGGGGGCCCTATAGGAGCCTGGGGGACTTCCTCAAGCGCCTGGACGAGAAGGTGGTGAACAAGCGCACCCTGGAGTCCCTGGTCAAGGCGGGGGCCTTTGACGCCTTTGGGGACCGGGCCCGGCTTCTGGCCTCCTTGGAACCCCTCCTCCGCTGGGCGGCGGAGAGCCGGGAGCGGGCCCGCTCGGGGATGATGGGCCTCTTCGCTGAGGTGGAAGAGCCTCCCTTGGCGGAGGCTTCGCCCCTGGACGAGATCACCCGGCTGCGCTACGAGAAGGAGGCCCTCGGCATCTACGTTTCCGGCCACCCTGTCCTCCGCTACCCCGGCCTGCGGGAGGTGGCCAGCTGCGCCCTCGAGGACCTCCCCCACTTCGCCCACGACCTCCCTCCCCGGGCCCGGGTCCTCCTGGCAGGCATGGTGGAGGAGGTGGTGCGCAAGCCCACCAAGAGCGGGGGGATGATGGCCCGCTTCGTCCTCTCCGACGAGACGGGGGCCCTGGAGGCGGTGGCCTTTGGCCGGGCCTACGAGGGGGTTTCCCCCAAGCTCAAGGAGGACACCCCCCTCTTGGTCCTGGCCGAGGTGGAGCGGGAGGAAGGGGGGGTGCGGGTGATGGCCCAGGCGGTCTGGACCTACGAGGAGGTGGCCGAAGCCCCCAAGGCCCTGGAGGTGGAGGCGGACCACGCCCTTTTGGACGAGAAGGGGGTAACCCTTCTCAAAAGCCTCCTGGACGAGCATCCAGGCCCCTATCCCTTCTACGTGCGGGTGCAGGGGCCCTTCGGCGAGGCCCTTTTCGCCCTGAAGGAGGTCCGGGCCTCGGAAGAGGCCCTTAGGGCCTTGGAGGCCGAGGGCTTCCGCGCCTACCTGGTGCCCGACCGGGAGGTCTTCCTCCAGGGGAACGGGGGAAACGGCAGCAAGGAGGAGGCGGTCCCCTTCTAG
- a CDS encoding cold-shock protein — MKKGTVKWFNAEKGYGFIQQEEGPDVFVHFSAIEAEGFRTLNEGERVEFEVEPGRGGKGPQAKKVRRL, encoded by the coding sequence ATGAAGAAGGGTACCGTCAAGTGGTTCAACGCGGAAAAAGGCTACGGGTTCATCCAGCAGGAAGAGGGTCCGGACGTGTTCGTGCACTTCTCGGCCATCGAGGCCGAAGGTTTCCGCACCCTGAACGAGGGGGAGCGGGTGGAGTTTGAGGTGGAGCCTGGCCGGGGCGGCAAGGGCCCCCAGGCCAAGAAGGTCCGCCGCCTCTAA
- a CDS encoding FUN14 domain-containing protein translates to MELPDLTPYLGQMTFGGLAGYAVGFALKKVGRLLAFSLGLLFVALQLLAQAGYVQVDWTRIQKEVEPLLQGPGLKNLWEGLLRTLTYNLPFGASFMGGFLLGLRAG, encoded by the coding sequence GTGGAGCTACCCGACCTCACCCCCTACCTGGGGCAGATGACCTTTGGCGGCCTGGCGGGCTACGCCGTGGGTTTTGCCCTGAAGAAGGTGGGCCGCCTGCTGGCCTTTTCCTTGGGCCTCCTCTTCGTGGCCCTGCAGCTTTTGGCCCAGGCCGGCTACGTGCAGGTGGACTGGACCCGCATCCAAAAGGAGGTGGAGCCCCTGCTCCAGGGCCCCGGCCTCAAGAACCTCTGGGAAGGCCTCCTAAGGACCCTCACCTACAACCTCCCCTTTGGGGCCAGCTTCATGGGGGGGTTCCTCCTGGGCCTCAGGGCCGGATGA
- a CDS encoding trimeric intracellular cation channel family protein, whose protein sequence is MVELLVWLGTLVFAATGALKGVEKGFDLLGVLVLATVTAVGGGSIRDVLVGTLPPTALRNEALLWSVVLTGLLVFRFHPRVQALERPIYYLDTLGLGLFAALGAERGLEAGLGPFGVALAGTLSGVGGGVLRDVLSGEVPGILYRAGDLYASAALVGALVAYALHGAHPEWALFAGALATVLLRVFGRRLGLRLPTPR, encoded by the coding sequence ATGGTTGAGCTTCTGGTCTGGCTGGGCACCCTGGTCTTCGCCGCCACCGGGGCCCTCAAGGGGGTGGAGAAGGGGTTTGACCTCCTCGGGGTCTTGGTCCTGGCCACGGTGACCGCGGTGGGGGGCGGGTCCATCCGGGATGTCCTGGTGGGCACCCTTCCCCCCACGGCCCTGCGGAACGAGGCCCTTTTGTGGAGCGTGGTCCTCACGGGCCTTCTGGTCTTCCGCTTCCACCCCCGGGTGCAGGCCCTGGAGCGGCCCATCTACTACCTGGACACCCTGGGGCTGGGCCTTTTCGCCGCCCTAGGGGCGGAACGGGGCCTCGAGGCGGGCCTGGGGCCCTTTGGCGTGGCCCTGGCCGGCACCCTTTCCGGGGTGGGGGGCGGGGTCCTGCGGGACGTCCTCTCCGGGGAGGTGCCGGGCATCCTCTACCGGGCAGGGGACCTCTACGCCTCCGCCGCCTTGGTGGGGGCCCTGGTGGCCTACGCCCTGCACGGGGCCCACCCGGAGTGGGCCCTCTTCGCCGGGGCCTTGGCCACGGTCCTCCTCCGGGTCTTCGGCCGGCGGCTTGGCCTCAGGCTCCCCACCCCCCGGTGA
- a CDS encoding peptidylprolyl isomerase: MKVEQDKVVTIRYTLQVEGEVLDQGELSYLHGHGNLIRGLEEELEGREEGESFQAHVPAEKAYGPHDPDGVQVVPLSAFPEDAEVVPGAQFYAQDMEGNPMPLTVVEVQGEEVTIDFNHPLAGKDLDFAVEVVRVREATPEELLHGHAHEGGHAH; the protein is encoded by the coding sequence ATGAAGGTTGAACAGGACAAGGTGGTGACCATCCGCTACACCCTCCAGGTGGAGGGGGAGGTTCTGGACCAGGGGGAGCTTTCCTATCTGCACGGGCACGGCAACCTGATCCGGGGCCTCGAGGAGGAGCTGGAAGGCCGCGAGGAAGGGGAGAGCTTCCAGGCCCACGTGCCCGCGGAGAAGGCCTACGGCCCCCACGATCCCGACGGGGTCCAGGTGGTCCCCCTCTCCGCCTTCCCCGAGGACGCGGAGGTGGTTCCGGGGGCCCAGTTCTACGCCCAGGACATGGAGGGCAACCCCATGCCCCTCACCGTGGTGGAGGTCCAGGGGGAAGAGGTGACCATTGACTTCAACCACCCCCTGGCGGGCAAGGACCTGGACTTCGCGGTGGAGGTGGTGCGGGTGCGGGAGGCCACCCCCGAGGAGCTCCTCCACGGCCACGCCCACGAGGGAGGCCACGCCCACTAG
- a CDS encoding HD domain-containing protein, with protein sequence MPSFAEALALMEAWTESESLRRHMRAVEVAMRAYARRYGEDEELWAMAGVLHDMDYEKYPGEHPYRGVEALRQLGYPEEVLEAILAHASYTGVPRRTRMAKALFAVDELTGLITAAVYVRPDRSILGLELPSLKKKFKDKAFAKGVNREEILKGAEDLGVPLDEHLAFVLEAMRAEAGLLGLG encoded by the coding sequence ATGCCGAGCTTCGCCGAGGCCCTGGCCCTCATGGAGGCCTGGACGGAAAGCGAGTCCCTGAGGCGGCACATGCGGGCGGTGGAGGTGGCCATGCGGGCCTACGCCCGCCGCTATGGGGAGGACGAGGAGCTTTGGGCCATGGCCGGGGTCCTGCACGATATGGACTACGAGAAGTACCCCGGGGAGCACCCCTACCGCGGGGTGGAGGCCCTGCGCCAGCTGGGCTACCCCGAGGAGGTCTTGGAGGCCATCCTGGCCCACGCCTCCTACACTGGGGTGCCCCGCCGCACCCGGATGGCCAAGGCCCTCTTCGCCGTGGACGAGCTCACGGGCCTCATCACCGCCGCGGTTTACGTGCGCCCCGACCGCTCCATCCTGGGCCTGGAGCTCCCGAGCCTCAAGAAGAAGTTCAAGGACAAGGCCTTCGCCAAGGGGGTGAACCGGGAGGAGATCCTGAAGGGGGCCGAGGACCTGGGGGTCCCCTTGGACGAGCACCTGGCCTTCGTGTTGGAGGCCATGCGGGCGGAGGCCGGGCTTCTGGGCCTAGGCTAG